In Cyprinus carpio isolate SPL01 chromosome B7, ASM1834038v1, whole genome shotgun sequence, a genomic segment contains:
- the LOC109093209 gene encoding E3 ubiquitin-protein ligase RNF182-like — MSCAQAGPEESSANASANTNTSLNSTTNDELECKICYQRYNAHSRKPKILDCLHRVCARCLNKILDMGDCSSSISCPFCRHETQVSEYEVAGLPDDSNIMSRLAVRDKSWSSDHSKEVVLTPKSLSSNESPSHDSSNCLVITIMEVQRDQQRSPSQNASSDYYGDHSLDSVSVASNSGALDQDALSKFCNHVPRVLVWLLGFFYFGSLPLGIYLLVIQRVTLGIVCVSLVPSSLTVCLVYGFCQCLCQGMCDCSNRG, encoded by the coding sequence ATGAGCTGTGCTCAAGCTGGACCAGAGGAGAGCTCTGCTAATGCCAGCGCCAATACTAACACCAGCCTCAATAGCACCACCAACGATGAGTTGGAGTGCAAAATCTGCTACCAGCGTTACAATGCACACAGCCGCAAGCCCAAGATTCTGGACTGCCTGCATCGCGTGTGTGCCAGATGCCTCAATAAGATCCTGGACATGGGAGACTGCTCCAGCTCCATCAGCTGCCCTTTCTGCCGCCACGAGACGCAGGTCAGCGAGTATGAAGTGGCAGGGTTACCAGACGACTCAAACATCATGTCTCGTCTGGCCGTGCGGGACAAGTCCTGGAGTTCGGACCACAGTAAGGAGGTAGTGCTGACGCCcaagagcctgtcctccaacgAGAGTCCATCCCACGACTCCTCCAACTGCCTGGTCATCACCATCATGGAGGTCCAACGGGACCAGCAGCGCTCACCCAGCCAAAATGCCAGCTCTGACTACTACGGCGACCACAGTCTGGACTCAGTCTCCGTAGCATCTAACAGCGGTGCATTGGACCAAGATGCACTGTCCAAGTTCTGCAATCACGTGCCGCGAGTCTTGGTGTGGCTGCTGGGCTTTTTCTATTTCGGTTCGCTGCCGCTTGGCATCTACTTGCTGGTGATCCAGAGAGTGACTCTGGGGATTGTGTGCGTGAGTCTAGTGCCGTCCAGTCTCACAGTCTGTCTGGTCTATGGCTTCTGCCAGTGTCTGTGCCAAGGCATGTGCGACTGCTCCAACAGGGGGTGA